One genomic segment of Mangifera indica cultivar Alphonso chromosome 6, CATAS_Mindica_2.1, whole genome shotgun sequence includes these proteins:
- the LOC123219476 gene encoding uncharacterized protein LOC123219476 — MCNTSYRHSNCLDQFFKTAMPTTSSGIREDISSAGLNVYGTADEASLSVQSRHDVRLLQPKLCCPLCRGEICGYSVVEAARQFMNSKVRSCSSENCDFSGSYSELRKHARLDHPSTRPAEVDPERQHNWRRLEDIRGFRDFLSMMQPVTGEEDSEEITSSEHMLFLLLGSYLIYEVEEFLVYRDRQQMRDNRVSRRPLRFRYDRMTNHAPRHRSMNNTRPGRTNGGRYDNMEDSRSPRLIDSPQAGSVNHGRYNYENNHVPRWNDYLRPHSRNHGQGLRWRGQQRSRFNNQQ; from the coding sequence ATGTGCAATACAAGCTACCGGCACTCGAATTGCCTTGACCAGTTCTTTAAGACAGCCATGCCAACTACATCGTCAGGAATAAGAGAAGACATTTCATCTGCAGGCTTGAACGTTTATGGAACAGCGGACGAAGCCTCACTGTCGGTGCAATCCAGGCATGATGTGAGACTGTTGCAGCCAAAGCTTTGTTGCCCTCTTTGTCGAGGAGAAATTTGTGGGTATAGTGTGGTAGAAGCTGCACGTCAGTTTATGAATTCTAAAGTGCGTAGTTGTTCTAGTGAGAATTGTGATTTTAGTGGTTCTTATTCAGAGCTCAGGAAGCATGCTAGGTTGGATCACCCATCTACGCGGCCAGCAGAGGTGGATCCAGAACGGCAGCACAATTGGAGAAGATTGGAGGATATTAGAGGGTTTAGGGACTTCCTTAGTATGATGCAGCCTGTAACTGGGGAAGAAGATAGCGAGGAAATTACTTCTTCTGAGCATATGCTTTTCTTACTTTTGGGATCATATCTTATTTATGAAGTAGAAGAATTCCTTGTGTATAGAGATAGACAGCAAATGCGTGACAACAGGGTCTCAAGGAGACCATTGAGATTTAGATATGACAGAATGACTAATCATGCCCCCAGGCATAGATCAATGAACAATACTCGACCAGGGAGGACAAATGGTGGCAGGTACGATAATATGGAGGATAGCCGTTCCCCTAGATTGATTGATAGTCCACAAGCAGGAAGCGTAAACCATGGCAGGTATAATTATGAGAATAATCATGTTCCCAGATGGAATGACTATTTGCGCCCTCATTCAAGAAATCATGGCCAAGGATTGCGGTGGCGGGGACAACAAAGGTCTAGATTCAATAACCAACAGTGA
- the LOC123219329 gene encoding monothiol glutaredoxin-S15, mitochondrial-like isoform X1 gives MARSLSNVILKGIAGYPVGRSARLVSGPFHNNGMKYSTSLPDDPDTHEDFRSTNKVESSGPSLKDVVEQDVKENPVMIYMKGIPENPQCKFSAMAVRVLQQYSVHLSARNILENAELKGAVKAISHWPTFPQIFIKGEFIGGSDIILNKHQNGELKEKLKDILADQKPE, from the exons ATGGCGAGATCTTTGTCTAACGTTATCTTGAAGGGAATCGCAGGTTACCCAGTTGGGCGTTCTGCTAGACTT GTATCTGGACCCTTTCACAACAATGGAATGAAGTACTCCACTTCTCTGCCCGATGATCCAGACACACATGAAGATTTTAGATCCACTAATAAGGTTGAGAGCTCTGGTCCTTCTCTGAAGGATGTTGTTGAGCAG GATGTCAAAGAAAACCCAGTAATGATTTATATGAAAGGGATTCCTGAGAATCCTCAATGTAAATTCAGCGCAATGGCTGTGCGAGTGCTGCAACAATACA GTGTTCATTTAAGTGCTAGAAATATTTTGGAGAATGCCGAGCTTAAAGGTGCTGTAAAAGCCATCAG CCACTGGCCTACATTTCCTCAGATTTTTATCAAGGGAGAGTTTATTGGAGGTTCAGATATAATTCTCAATAAGCACCag AATGGCGAGCTGAAAGAGAAGCTCAAAGATATTTTGGCGGATCAGAAGCCAGAATGA
- the LOC123219329 gene encoding monothiol glutaredoxin-S15, mitochondrial-like isoform X2: MKYSTSLPDDPDTHEDFRSTNKVESSGPSLKDVVEQDVKENPVMIYMKGIPENPQCKFSAMAVRVLQQYSVHLSARNILENAELKGAVKAISHWPTFPQIFIKGEFIGGSDIILNKHQNGELKEKLKDILADQKPE, encoded by the exons ATGAAGTACTCCACTTCTCTGCCCGATGATCCAGACACACATGAAGATTTTAGATCCACTAATAAGGTTGAGAGCTCTGGTCCTTCTCTGAAGGATGTTGTTGAGCAG GATGTCAAAGAAAACCCAGTAATGATTTATATGAAAGGGATTCCTGAGAATCCTCAATGTAAATTCAGCGCAATGGCTGTGCGAGTGCTGCAACAATACA GTGTTCATTTAAGTGCTAGAAATATTTTGGAGAATGCCGAGCTTAAAGGTGCTGTAAAAGCCATCAG CCACTGGCCTACATTTCCTCAGATTTTTATCAAGGGAGAGTTTATTGGAGGTTCAGATATAATTCTCAATAAGCACCag AATGGCGAGCTGAAAGAGAAGCTCAAAGATATTTTGGCGGATCAGAAGCCAGAATGA
- the LOC123218570 gene encoding uncharacterized protein LOC123218570, which produces MDSDLIPHTKLPLYKSFEDHGQRDCLAKDLNRSLFSPVAGETYAHVDNYQQDNLTVVETGPSASLCTESLTSRSDSLHMKPSEPGVSSECRTLISQNTNRVEELNQVSPKKEKGKEHR; this is translated from the exons ATGGACTCAGATCTTATTCCACACACAAAATTGCCTCTTTATAAGAGTTTTGAAGATCATGGCCAGAGGGATTGTTTAGCAAAGGACTTAAATAGATCCTTATTCTCACCTGTAGCTGGGGAAACATATGCTCATGTGGACAATTATCAGCAAGATAATCTAACTGTTGTGGAAACCGGTCCTTCTGCTTCTCTGTGTACTGAAAGTTTAACATCACGGAGTGATTCTCTGCATATGAAGCCTTCTGAGCCGGGAGTTTCTTCTGAGTGCAGAACACTCATTTCACAAAATACTAATAGGGTTGAGGAGTTAAACCAAGTGAGCCCCAAGAAA GAAAAAGGCAAAGAACACAGGTGA